From the Hyphomicrobium sp. ghe19 genome, one window contains:
- a CDS encoding adenosylcobinamide amidohydrolase, translating to MRRIEDASGRVTGMYAADPPSLPFALSHKQRFLLASFHEPQQMLSWSLTRPGFQIARQVAWIEIRDADLPADQDAEQIIVSRIAKAGLGEAVSLITSRDVSRHHMSQAAVEDNVATCVTTVGLSNGERIGQRFAAARTSVGTINTMVHLSKPLSEAALIEAITIVAEARTAAILDAGVRRSGVAITGTGTDCIVVAAPLGGSERFAGMHTAVGEAIGAAVYEAMRDGITTWLQDMEAMQLAASAEG from the coding sequence ATGAGGCGAATAGAGGATGCGTCCGGACGCGTCACCGGAATGTACGCCGCGGACCCTCCAAGCCTTCCTTTTGCCCTCTCGCACAAACAGCGGTTCCTGCTCGCGAGCTTCCATGAGCCTCAGCAAATGCTGAGTTGGTCACTCACAAGGCCGGGATTTCAAATTGCTCGGCAAGTGGCCTGGATCGAAATCCGTGATGCCGATTTACCTGCCGATCAGGATGCCGAGCAGATCATTGTCAGCCGCATCGCGAAAGCCGGGCTGGGCGAAGCAGTCTCGCTCATCACGTCGCGCGACGTAAGCAGGCATCACATGTCGCAAGCCGCGGTTGAGGACAACGTCGCGACGTGCGTCACCACCGTCGGGCTCTCGAATGGGGAGAGAATTGGCCAGCGGTTCGCCGCAGCACGGACGAGCGTAGGTACGATCAACACGATGGTGCATCTATCAAAGCCGCTTTCCGAAGCGGCATTGATCGAGGCGATCACGATCGTAGCTGAAGCACGAACGGCCGCTATTCTCGACGCTGGCGTGCGCCGATCCGGCGTGGCAATTACGGGAACCGGCACCGACTGCATCGTCGTGGCGGCACCCCTTGGCGGCTCCGAGCGGTTTGCAGGTATGCATACGGCCGTCGGCGAAGCTATCGGAGCGGCAGTTTACGAGGCAATGCGCGACGGCATAACCACATGGCTCCAGGATATGGAGGCCATGCAGCTCGCCGCCAGCGCAGAAGGCTAG
- a CDS encoding glycosyltransferase family 4 protein, which translates to MDAYSKPPLRVLHVVRQYPPSVGGLEEYVRQLVEKQSSSSRVTVLTLDRLFGTSRKLKKVQRVNRAIVVRVRYVGFSRFFIPFLSPKLLRRYDLIHLHSLDQFTDLISIYRRLGVPPLIVTSHGLFFHTHKFDKAKNFYFKTISRVTLSQVKKIFAVSRNDQRKLEEIGIQSEVLPNPVEPFPWLYSGGHHLIYWGRIAENKSVDRLIPFFAHLIRADSKRKLFIVGPGTAGDMERLNVSIRAAKLTGNIHCLGYLDRAELQALIKDCGFTVSASQYEGYGLVQVEGMSAGLLPVMQKNSAFEEIFERSATGLLLDFSDPEISAERFLQWEKTQNIRDRERARRFALGCAWPPAAARIEATYQDVLAGKV; encoded by the coding sequence ATGGATGCCTACTCAAAGCCGCCACTTCGCGTGCTGCATGTTGTGCGCCAGTACCCCCCATCGGTCGGAGGTCTGGAGGAATATGTAAGGCAACTTGTCGAGAAGCAGTCCAGCTCCTCGCGCGTCACGGTCTTAACCCTGGACCGCTTGTTTGGCACGTCGCGCAAATTGAAGAAGGTGCAGCGGGTCAATCGCGCGATTGTCGTGCGTGTGCGATACGTCGGCTTCAGCCGCTTTTTTATTCCATTCCTATCGCCGAAATTATTGCGCAGATATGATTTGATTCATCTGCACTCTCTGGACCAATTCACCGATCTCATCAGCATCTACAGGAGGCTTGGCGTTCCGCCGCTGATTGTGACCTCCCACGGCCTCTTTTTTCACACGCACAAGTTCGACAAGGCGAAGAATTTCTACTTCAAGACAATTTCGCGGGTGACGCTGTCGCAGGTGAAGAAGATTTTTGCAGTAAGCCGAAACGATCAGAGGAAGCTTGAAGAGATAGGCATCCAGTCTGAGGTGTTGCCGAACCCCGTCGAGCCGTTTCCTTGGCTTTACTCAGGTGGTCATCACCTAATTTATTGGGGCCGGATTGCCGAAAACAAATCCGTCGATCGTCTTATTCCGTTTTTTGCGCACCTGATTAGAGCGGATAGCAAGAGAAAGCTTTTCATCGTCGGGCCAGGAACGGCCGGCGATATGGAGCGTTTGAACGTAAGTATTCGCGCTGCGAAATTGACCGGCAACATTCATTGTCTTGGGTATCTCGATCGCGCCGAACTTCAGGCGTTGATCAAGGATTGCGGGTTCACGGTGTCAGCGTCGCAGTATGAAGGCTACGGATTGGTGCAGGTCGAGGGAATGTCGGCCGGGCTGTTGCCGGTCATGCAAAAGAATTCTGCTTTTGAAGAGATTTTCGAGCGTTCAGCGACTGGTTTGCTGCTTGATTTTTCCGATCCTGAAATTTCAGCCGAGCGATTTCTCCAGTGGGAGAAGACACAGAATATTCGAGATCGAGAACGCGCGCGCCGTTTTGCGTTGGGATGCGCGTGGCCTCCCGCCGCCGCTCGAATTGAAGCCACCTACCAGGATGTTCTTGCCGGGAAGGTTTAA
- a CDS encoding glycosyltransferase family 4 protein: protein MGLLSSASGLGRSARLCIQQLENYGCEISTSDVSGFYSSRDDVTYHRGSPDLQTNVSIFHLNAPMLLPGIITAGLRSYYNSYNIAYWAWELECLPKDWIDAMRFVDAFMVPSRFCQRTIQRYTTKPVLTVPHPIQLDMGNVARSKPKDGPFRVLSIFNLGSSFERKNPLAVIRGFRAAFGDEDGVELVLKTSQGKRYPQDLAIIKSEIGESRNMSVIDQVWSDEQLAELYCSADVYISLHRSEGFGLTIAEAILMEVPVIATGWSGNVDFCSPDKLSAVAYKLIAFADDDPAYYGVSDTVWAEPSVEAAARELQKVRSDPAGSIKRAREAKTEFLSYLGRHTYALALDALVRRNGS, encoded by the coding sequence GTGGGACTTCTATCATCGGCCTCCGGCCTCGGCCGTTCGGCGCGGCTTTGCATTCAGCAGCTTGAGAATTATGGCTGCGAAATTTCGACCAGCGACGTCTCGGGATTTTACTCGAGCAGGGATGATGTAACGTATCATCGTGGTTCTCCCGACCTTCAAACAAATGTTTCGATATTTCATTTGAACGCGCCGATGCTGCTGCCGGGGATCATCACGGCAGGGCTCCGCTCCTACTACAATTCGTACAACATTGCGTACTGGGCATGGGAACTCGAGTGTCTGCCGAAGGACTGGATCGACGCCATGCGGTTCGTCGATGCGTTCATGGTTCCGAGCCGTTTCTGTCAACGAACGATACAGCGCTACACGACGAAGCCGGTGCTTACGGTGCCTCATCCCATTCAGCTGGACATGGGCAATGTGGCTCGTTCGAAGCCGAAAGACGGGCCTTTCCGGGTTCTTTCCATTTTCAATTTGGGTTCCTCCTTCGAAAGGAAGAATCCGCTCGCGGTCATACGCGGGTTTAGAGCAGCGTTCGGCGATGAAGATGGTGTCGAGCTTGTTCTGAAGACATCGCAGGGCAAGCGCTATCCGCAAGATCTCGCTATCATCAAGAGCGAGATCGGCGAGAGCCGGAATATGAGCGTCATCGATCAAGTCTGGTCGGATGAACAACTCGCCGAACTTTATTGCTCTGCCGACGTCTACATCTCGCTGCATCGCTCGGAAGGTTTTGGGCTGACGATCGCAGAGGCGATACTTATGGAGGTTCCCGTTATTGCGACGGGCTGGTCCGGGAATGTTGATTTCTGCTCTCCAGACAAGCTGTCGGCCGTTGCGTACAAACTCATTGCGTTTGCCGATGACGATCCGGCTTATTACGGCGTATCCGACACCGTTTGGGCGGAACCGTCCGTGGAAGCTGCCGCGCGCGAACTTCAAAAAGTGAGAAGCGATCCCGCCGGTTCAATCAAGCGGGCGCGCGAGGCAAAGACTGAATTCCTGTCATATCTTGGTCGACATACTTACGCCCTGGCGCTGGACGCTTTGGTTCGCCGCAACGGTTCGTAG
- a CDS encoding polysaccharide biosynthesis/export family protein translates to MPNTLMRALFGLTLLLTALPATPLFASDYALDTGDKVRIAVHDWPDLSGEFNVTATGTIFLPLVGEVPVKGLTAAQVATKVATELQRRQKLNDLPSATTEIVIFRPFYVLGDVQSPGAFPFQPGLTVMQAVSVAGGYYRLVDVASLRLERDAIAAKGDIEVLQTRMKQLSARQIRLAAEQSGAKDLVFPPEWNKLDSASPEARLVAEERGIFATNNDSFEQRKSTFDRFHEIYEGEVTSIKAQIESEREQYRSVQDELASVTGLVAQGLTQKPRKQLLERTLAQVSGNIQGMNTLVLQAQQNISQTEQAKLDLLVQRAERINRDTQATRAEIDNTKAKIATAKRLAFEAQVATPDSLLRTTKEHFTIAKQGQGEAIPVNAGTPLEPGDVLTVERSQSPEPTESAQN, encoded by the coding sequence ATGCCGAACACCCTCATGCGTGCTTTATTTGGCCTGACGTTGCTTCTCACCGCACTACCTGCAACGCCGCTATTCGCATCGGATTACGCCCTCGACACGGGCGACAAAGTTCGCATTGCCGTTCACGACTGGCCGGACCTCTCGGGGGAATTCAACGTCACCGCGACCGGAACGATCTTCCTGCCGCTGGTCGGTGAAGTTCCGGTCAAGGGCCTCACCGCTGCGCAGGTTGCGACCAAGGTCGCAACAGAGTTACAGCGGCGGCAGAAGTTGAACGACCTTCCGAGCGCGACAACGGAAATCGTCATTTTCCGCCCGTTTTATGTCCTCGGCGATGTGCAAAGCCCAGGAGCTTTTCCCTTCCAACCGGGCCTGACCGTTATGCAGGCCGTCAGCGTGGCCGGTGGATACTATCGCCTCGTTGACGTCGCATCGTTGCGTCTCGAGCGCGACGCGATAGCCGCGAAAGGCGATATCGAAGTATTGCAGACACGCATGAAACAACTCAGCGCCCGCCAGATAAGATTGGCAGCAGAACAAAGCGGCGCAAAAGATTTGGTCTTTCCGCCCGAATGGAACAAATTGGACAGCGCCTCGCCTGAGGCCCGCCTCGTAGCTGAGGAACGAGGTATCTTCGCGACGAACAACGACAGCTTCGAACAGCGCAAGTCGACGTTCGATCGCTTCCACGAAATCTACGAAGGCGAGGTCACTTCGATTAAAGCGCAAATCGAGAGCGAACGGGAGCAATATCGCTCAGTGCAAGATGAACTCGCAAGCGTCACAGGGCTCGTGGCACAAGGCTTGACCCAGAAACCCCGCAAGCAATTGCTTGAGCGCACGCTCGCGCAGGTGTCAGGAAATATCCAGGGCATGAACACGCTCGTCTTGCAGGCACAGCAGAACATCAGCCAGACCGAGCAAGCAAAACTCGATTTGCTGGTTCAACGAGCCGAACGCATCAATCGAGACACCCAGGCAACCCGCGCCGAAATAGATAATACGAAAGCAAAAATTGCGACTGCCAAGAGATTGGCCTTCGAAGCTCAAGTGGCGACGCCGGACAGCCTGCTGCGCACAACCAAGGAGCACTTCACGATTGCGAAGCAAGGTCAAGGCGAAGCAATACCGGTGAACGCGGGAACGCCGCTCGAACCCGGCGACGTGTTGACAGTCGAGCGCTCACAGTCCCCAGAGCCGACCGAATCCGCCCAAAACTAA
- a CDS encoding lipopolysaccharide biosynthesis protein, translating to MGTAKYSSFAEWKLLATYLSRERIEQSTALFMRICGAGLGYIIIALAARATTTNGFSDFILLMSSAALFGGVATIGQESILLRDLPLVVAQGNHGFRPLLKRSLIIAGAGLLFFAAVGMLYGYHSLRSSDFEILGLLGGLVVMSGLNELNFAIQRGCGHTLPAVFVKEIAWKLILAAGLVVIVFRNTHPSATLLGWLLLTGYVVPIAISALFVARAWHRTPKGDPAALLDYPKPSGLAFFALNFISQAGTQIDILVLGIMSSVSSVELGAYYAAQRTIQILYLLPYGAAITSAPLIPLAYSERNPREIVRLSRQISRGVGSIVVFLSVVLLILRTEIMSIFRPEFSEYAILLPVLALGPLVSAIGGLHSLVAPMCGMEREYSRARICIIAAGTAAKIVLASQGLLLGIALFNAFEAIVTAAVGVLMARQRLGVWIV from the coding sequence ATGGGCACCGCGAAATATTCGTCTTTCGCAGAGTGGAAGCTGCTAGCAACCTACCTTTCTCGAGAGCGAATAGAGCAATCGACCGCACTATTCATGCGGATATGCGGCGCGGGGCTCGGCTATATCATCATCGCGCTTGCGGCTCGCGCCACGACCACGAACGGCTTTAGCGATTTTATTCTGCTGATGTCGTCGGCAGCACTTTTTGGCGGCGTCGCAACCATCGGCCAAGAGTCGATTTTGTTGCGCGACTTGCCCCTCGTAGTCGCACAGGGAAATCACGGGTTTCGCCCGCTATTGAAACGGAGCTTGATCATTGCGGGCGCAGGGCTGCTGTTTTTCGCAGCTGTGGGGATGCTCTACGGCTACCACTCGCTTCGGTCTTCGGACTTTGAAATTCTTGGCCTACTCGGCGGCCTCGTTGTCATGAGCGGATTGAACGAGCTCAACTTCGCAATTCAGCGGGGATGCGGACACACGTTGCCCGCGGTGTTCGTAAAGGAAATCGCCTGGAAGCTGATCTTGGCGGCGGGACTGGTGGTCATCGTTTTCCGCAACACTCATCCCAGCGCCACGCTCTTGGGTTGGCTGCTTCTGACGGGGTATGTCGTCCCTATCGCAATATCGGCGCTGTTTGTGGCTCGTGCCTGGCACCGAACTCCGAAAGGCGATCCCGCCGCGCTATTGGATTATCCGAAGCCGAGCGGCCTTGCGTTCTTTGCGCTCAATTTCATCAGCCAAGCGGGAACGCAAATCGACATTCTGGTACTCGGCATAATGTCTTCCGTGTCAAGCGTCGAGCTGGGCGCCTACTACGCAGCCCAGAGGACAATTCAGATCCTGTACCTGCTGCCCTATGGAGCTGCGATCACCAGCGCGCCGCTCATTCCATTGGCATATAGCGAACGAAATCCCCGCGAGATCGTGAGGCTGTCGCGACAGATCTCTCGGGGCGTTGGCTCGATAGTCGTGTTCTTGTCGGTTGTCTTGTTGATTTTACGCACCGAGATCATGTCGATATTCCGCCCTGAATTCTCGGAATACGCGATCCTTCTTCCAGTACTTGCGCTCGGGCCCCTGGTATCCGCAATCGGAGGCTTGCATAGCCTCGTCGCTCCGATGTGCGGGATGGAGCGCGAATACTCACGCGCGCGCATCTGCATTATCGCCGCCGGAACAGCCGCCAAGATCGTTCTCGCAAGCCAAGGGCTTCTTCTCGGGATAGCTCTGTTCAACGCGTTCGAGGCGATCGTCACCGCCGCAGTCGGAGTGCTGATGGCCCGCCAGCGTCTCGGCGTTTGGATCGTCTAG
- a CDS encoding sugar transferase, which translates to MHFRTVSDTETILLNDQFQHRELAISAEPGVRALLHVRAHKANNAFSKRSLDIIVSGALLAFLAPGLLLIGLLIRLESDGPAVFHQKRFGRNGKVFTLMKFRSMKVQESDGAFIQARSADPRVTTLGRWLRRTSIDELPQLFNVLMGDMSLVGPRPHALAMDQHYARIIPRYSDRLLVRPGLTGLAQISGLRGPTNTIEDISMRVNRDRAYVRRWSFMLDLKILARTPLALFGPNAL; encoded by the coding sequence ATGCATTTCCGCACTGTCTCTGACACCGAAACAATTCTTCTTAACGATCAATTTCAACACCGTGAGCTTGCCATCTCCGCAGAGCCCGGAGTGCGTGCTCTGCTTCATGTGCGCGCCCATAAGGCCAATAACGCTTTCTCGAAGCGCTCATTGGATATCATTGTATCGGGCGCGTTGCTAGCGTTTCTGGCGCCTGGTCTCCTTCTGATCGGGCTCCTCATACGCCTCGAATCCGATGGACCTGCGGTGTTTCATCAAAAGCGCTTCGGCCGGAATGGCAAGGTTTTCACATTAATGAAGTTTCGCAGCATGAAGGTGCAGGAGTCGGACGGCGCATTCATTCAAGCACGAAGCGCAGATCCGCGCGTCACCACTCTTGGCCGATGGCTTCGTCGAACCAGCATTGATGAGCTGCCCCAGCTGTTCAACGTGTTGATGGGTGACATGTCGTTGGTTGGCCCTCGTCCTCACGCCCTTGCGATGGACCAGCATTACGCCCGTATCATTCCCCGCTATTCAGATCGACTTCTGGTTCGACCTGGTCTGACCGGGCTGGCTCAGATCTCCGGCCTGCGCGGCCCCACGAATACCATCGAAGATATTTCGATGCGCGTAAATCGCGATCGCGCCTATGTACGGCGCTGGTCGTTCATGTTGGACCTCAAAATTTTGGCGCGCACGCCTCTTGCCCTGTTCGGACCAAACGCTCTCTGA
- a CDS encoding glycosyltransferase family 2 protein codes for MPDPVSVCIPTYERPRLLQAAIHSCVTQAYRPLRIVIGDDSRTNETNDMLNALEVPDGVNIEYLPRAAIASQRDNIIRLFNHVTTPHVSLLHDDDMFAPGGMDLAIKAACENPSAIGAFGVQEIIDANGALQPAETERFNKTYLRTAEYLDRIHSVWFSVLSLQLPSNGFLLRTDLAKRAAMSLPADPGSAVDVAFALRLAELSGDASLFLTSSVTHRYRLTPGAETERLDHLPIYTFLREINVPAAYKELQRQRLAIFLVAAINERLSRGDVQTARELILSNDYPAERRWRPMGIFHTAAAHLRLPPAIVRLPYAISRKRRFARQTAVKT; via the coding sequence ATGCCAGATCCGGTCAGTGTGTGTATCCCGACCTACGAACGGCCTCGGCTCCTGCAGGCTGCAATTCACTCATGCGTAACGCAAGCCTACCGGCCGTTGCGCATCGTCATTGGCGACGATTCCCGTACGAACGAAACCAATGATATGCTAAATGCCCTCGAAGTTCCCGACGGTGTGAACATCGAGTATTTGCCGAGGGCCGCGATCGCGTCACAACGCGATAACATCATAAGGTTGTTCAATCACGTCACCACGCCGCACGTCTCGTTGCTACACGACGACGACATGTTCGCACCGGGCGGAATGGACCTCGCAATCAAGGCCGCCTGCGAAAACCCGTCGGCGATTGGCGCCTTCGGAGTCCAGGAAATTATCGACGCGAACGGAGCGCTACAGCCCGCGGAGACGGAGCGTTTCAATAAAACGTATCTTAGAACCGCAGAGTATTTGGACCGCATTCACAGCGTTTGGTTTTCAGTTCTATCACTGCAATTACCGAGCAACGGCTTCTTGCTGAGGACCGATCTTGCGAAACGCGCGGCGATGTCGTTGCCGGCTGACCCTGGCTCTGCAGTTGACGTGGCCTTTGCCCTGCGATTAGCGGAGCTGAGCGGCGACGCATCGCTCTTCCTCACCTCCAGCGTAACGCATCGCTATCGGCTGACGCCGGGAGCCGAAACCGAACGCCTCGATCATCTTCCGATTTACACATTTTTGCGAGAGATCAATGTTCCCGCCGCTTACAAGGAACTTCAAAGGCAGCGCTTGGCGATTTTCTTAGTTGCGGCCATCAACGAACGGCTCAGTCGCGGAGACGTGCAAACGGCTCGCGAATTGATACTTTCGAACGACTATCCGGCGGAGCGGCGGTGGCGACCGATGGGCATCTTTCACACAGCTGCAGCGCACCTGAGATTGCCGCCGGCTATCGTTCGCCTGCCCTATGCGATCAGCCGCAAACGGCGATTTGCCCGCCAAACTGCCGTAAAGACCTGA
- a CDS encoding glycoside hydrolase family 5 protein, with amino-acid sequence MFICLKLPSVVVMALVIAPFATAGGFSSRTFAAADDLAAKDTQGDTSPDDFCRGKKDGVYIIGSDPLVLEEGDRFNIHLMACRVADGQTVQMQVSGVASDDNLLEESYDVVAQKALSSRPGVSLEPITSHDFQYRLSAGTYELNFPFKFSRGRNFTGSDAASWAPGKQEQIDFIIAAGSVNPATIHDSSTFKLITEGPRFAGGDDRAVRWSLLRSVPAIAAGESVTFEIHESGAAIKKPTKIRIGIDPSSTVNAAAFQGQIVDAIAAAVPPGTYDPASGVLTVDAQTKFPIKFTLTARDDPKSGDFVLGLKDNETGEIDAGRAGVHLGDWALPPAKPAMGVNMASGEFGQGSTFNKDYVYPENARIDWSKEQGFKILRIPFKFQNIQSGPQGELRQQDLQELGRVASRCARNEIVCILDMHNYGSYYSDDGKGMGLAGSNGVSNQGLAALWAKLSVHFKNNPYIWFGLMNEPHEQTALEWIKTANTIALAIRDAGAPNKIVFQGSYWDGAHSWDSSDNSVQVLKAYDPLNNFAVEAHQYLDVDSSGTSSFCMPFSGSSRLDPFTTWLKKYKMQGIIGEAGWANNFLCLHEGEDMLSSWKSAMATPSEGGYIGFTYWAAGPWWDKNYPYLVEPRPFPGGTPPPMLDQLKKYIPR; translated from the coding sequence ATGTTTATATGTCTTAAGCTGCCTTCCGTTGTCGTGATGGCGCTCGTGATAGCTCCTTTCGCCACGGCGGGCGGGTTCTCTTCGCGGACGTTCGCCGCCGCAGACGACCTCGCCGCCAAAGACACACAAGGCGATACGTCGCCGGATGATTTTTGCCGGGGCAAGAAGGATGGCGTTTATATCATTGGTTCCGATCCTCTCGTCTTGGAAGAGGGTGATCGATTCAATATCCATCTGATGGCCTGCCGTGTGGCCGATGGCCAAACGGTTCAAATGCAAGTTTCGGGTGTGGCGAGTGACGACAATCTGTTGGAAGAGTCCTATGACGTGGTCGCGCAAAAGGCTCTTTCATCGCGGCCGGGTGTGTCACTTGAGCCTATAACATCTCATGATTTTCAATATCGCCTGTCCGCGGGCACCTATGAATTGAATTTCCCGTTCAAGTTTTCGCGCGGGCGGAATTTCACGGGCAGTGATGCCGCTTCCTGGGCACCGGGGAAACAGGAGCAAATCGATTTCATCATCGCGGCCGGGTCGGTCAATCCGGCCACCATTCATGACTCATCAACCTTCAAGCTCATTACCGAAGGCCCACGCTTTGCAGGTGGTGACGATCGCGCAGTCCGATGGTCACTTTTGCGTTCCGTTCCGGCGATTGCTGCGGGTGAGAGCGTGACATTCGAGATTCATGAAAGCGGTGCCGCTATCAAGAAGCCGACCAAAATTCGCATCGGGATTGATCCGAGCAGTACGGTGAATGCGGCTGCGTTTCAGGGCCAGATCGTAGATGCGATTGCTGCAGCGGTGCCGCCGGGAACGTACGATCCTGCGAGCGGCGTGTTGACCGTGGATGCTCAAACGAAGTTTCCCATAAAATTCACGCTGACCGCGCGCGACGATCCTAAATCCGGAGATTTTGTTCTGGGTCTCAAAGATAACGAGACCGGGGAAATCGATGCCGGCCGGGCGGGCGTTCATCTCGGGGACTGGGCATTGCCTCCGGCGAAGCCCGCAATGGGCGTGAATATGGCGAGCGGTGAATTTGGTCAGGGCAGTACGTTCAACAAGGATTACGTCTATCCGGAAAATGCGCGGATCGACTGGTCCAAGGAGCAGGGATTCAAGATCCTCCGCATTCCCTTCAAGTTTCAAAATATTCAGTCCGGCCCGCAAGGCGAACTTCGCCAACAGGATCTGCAGGAACTCGGCCGCGTGGCATCACGGTGCGCGCGAAACGAGATTGTCTGCATCTTGGATATGCATAATTACGGATCGTATTATAGCGACGACGGCAAGGGTATGGGCCTGGCGGGCTCGAACGGCGTATCCAACCAGGGGTTGGCGGCGCTCTGGGCAAAACTCTCCGTGCATTTCAAGAACAACCCGTACATCTGGTTCGGTCTGATGAACGAGCCGCACGAGCAGACGGCGCTCGAGTGGATAAAGACGGCGAACACAATCGCTTTGGCCATTCGGGATGCCGGCGCTCCGAACAAGATTGTTTTTCAAGGTTCCTATTGGGACGGCGCGCACTCGTGGGATTCATCGGACAATAGCGTGCAGGTTCTCAAGGCGTACGATCCGCTCAACAACTTTGCCGTTGAAGCTCATCAATACCTTGACGTGGATTCTTCCGGAACGTCCTCCTTCTGCATGCCGTTCAGCGGCTCGAGTCGTCTCGATCCGTTCACAACGTGGCTGAAGAAATACAAGATGCAGGGCATCATCGGCGAGGCCGGGTGGGCCAATAATTTCCTTTGTCTCCACGAGGGCGAGGATATGCTCAGCAGTTGGAAGAGCGCGATGGCGACGCCTTCCGAGGGAGGCTACATAGGTTTCACGTATTGGGCCGCCGGCCCTTGGTGGGATAAAAATTACCCCTATCTTGTCGAGCCGCGACCCTTCCCAGGTGGCACACCACCACCGATGCTCGACCAACTGAAAAAGTATATTCCGCGCTGA
- a CDS encoding WecB/TagA/CpsF family glycosyltransferase: protein MSQSALPQIPRREIFGVPVAILSKSEALDIIVDGLRNSRPINVAFANANLLLKARRDPLLRRQLDGMLVLNDGIGVDIALRVLYGERFPENLNGTDLTPELLKRLPNRTPVFLYGSRPAVVSRAAEILRQKYQSEICGVCDGYCDNPDVAVDAIKRAHAKVVLVALGNPKQEHWMSEKVSACGVLALGVGGYLDVETGRVNRPPRWLQKAKCEWLFRITQEPSRLWRRYTIEVLYFLAAVAFDRVKISSPWGSLRREL from the coding sequence ATGTCGCAAAGCGCTTTGCCACAGATCCCTCGCCGAGAAATATTTGGTGTTCCGGTCGCGATCCTCAGCAAGTCCGAAGCTCTGGACATTATTGTCGATGGGCTCCGGAACTCCCGACCCATAAACGTGGCGTTTGCGAACGCAAACTTGTTGTTGAAGGCGCGGCGGGACCCGCTGCTTCGGCGTCAGCTCGATGGAATGCTCGTTTTGAATGATGGTATCGGGGTCGATATTGCTTTGCGCGTTCTGTACGGCGAGCGGTTTCCCGAGAATTTAAATGGCACGGATTTAACGCCGGAGCTGCTGAAGAGACTGCCTAATCGGACGCCGGTGTTTTTATATGGTTCTCGTCCGGCGGTCGTCAGTCGCGCCGCTGAGATCCTCCGTCAGAAATACCAATCCGAAATATGCGGCGTGTGCGACGGGTACTGCGATAACCCAGATGTGGCTGTAGACGCGATCAAGCGCGCGCATGCAAAGGTTGTGCTCGTTGCGCTTGGGAATCCGAAGCAGGAACATTGGATGTCGGAGAAGGTCTCGGCTTGCGGCGTTCTTGCTCTGGGTGTCGGAGGTTATCTCGATGTCGAAACCGGGCGCGTAAATCGACCGCCCCGCTGGCTGCAGAAAGCAAAGTGCGAATGGCTATTCCGGATAACTCAGGAACCGTCGCGGCTGTGGCGGCGATACACAATCGAGGTCTTATATTTCCTTGCGGCCGTTGCGTTCGATCGCGTCAAGATCTCTTCACCCTGGGGGAGCCTGAGGCGTGAATTATGA